A portion of the Novosphingobium sp. KA1 genome contains these proteins:
- a CDS encoding DUF885 family protein, translated as MDRRSFLGQASVAALAAGLPSAAFAAASAKPADQKLRTLLYTIFNDRLTQSPEGATRLGLDTGKNAALKSQLSGRSAADSAKDLARSRQELASIKAIGRTGLGEDAALDYDVVTYQLERSIAGQETFTYGSSGGRFAPYLISQLSGAYQDVPDFLDTQHRVKDAADADAYVARLGAFATVLDQETERQGADAARGVFAPDYILDTTLKQFAALRDKPAAETGLVTGFAAKLAKAGLPADRAADAAKVVAEKVFPALDRQRALVTQLRAKATHEAGVWRLPDGDAYYASAAEAATTVRLSGDEIHQMGLDQVAEISGRIDGILKAQGMSQGTVGERLVALNQRPDQLFPNTDEGRAALLAELNAQILKMQPRLPEQFAVLPKAPVEVRRVPPAIQAGAPGGYYQNASLDGSRPAIYYINLRDTFDRPKFGLATLTHHEAVPGHHLQVMLALESQDIPMIRRRGGFSGYSEGWALYSEQLADEMGMFDGDPLGQVGYLQSLLFRATRLVVDSGMHAKRWSREKATDFLIATTGIARGRSQGEIDRYTVWPGQACSYKIGHTMWVKLRDEARAKAGDKWDPRAFHSVLLKGALPLAVLEKLVRSRYA; from the coding sequence ATGGATCGCCGCTCATTCCTGGGGCAGGCCAGCGTGGCCGCACTGGCCGCCGGGCTTCCGTCCGCCGCCTTTGCCGCCGCTTCGGCCAAACCCGCAGACCAGAAACTGCGCACGCTGCTCTACACGATCTTCAATGACCGCCTGACGCAAAGCCCCGAAGGCGCGACCCGCCTCGGCCTCGACACCGGCAAGAACGCGGCTCTGAAATCGCAGCTTTCCGGCCGCAGTGCCGCCGATAGCGCGAAGGACCTTGCCCGTTCGCGGCAGGAACTGGCCTCGATCAAGGCGATCGGCCGCACGGGTCTCGGCGAGGATGCCGCGCTCGACTACGATGTCGTCACCTACCAGCTCGAACGCTCGATCGCCGGGCAGGAGACCTTCACCTACGGCTCCAGCGGCGGCCGCTTCGCACCGTACCTGATCAGCCAGCTCTCCGGCGCCTATCAGGACGTGCCGGACTTCCTCGACACCCAGCACCGGGTGAAGGACGCCGCCGACGCCGATGCCTATGTGGCGCGCCTCGGCGCTTTCGCCACGGTTCTGGATCAGGAAACCGAGCGCCAGGGCGCCGATGCCGCGCGCGGTGTCTTCGCGCCGGACTATATTCTCGACACGACGCTCAAGCAGTTCGCCGCGCTGCGCGACAAGCCGGCTGCGGAAACCGGCCTTGTCACCGGCTTTGCCGCCAAGCTGGCCAAGGCGGGCCTGCCTGCGGACCGCGCGGCCGATGCGGCGAAAGTCGTGGCAGAGAAGGTGTTCCCGGCGCTCGACCGCCAGCGCGCGCTCGTCACCCAGCTGCGCGCCAAGGCCACGCATGAGGCCGGTGTGTGGCGCCTGCCCGATGGCGATGCCTATTATGCCTCGGCCGCCGAAGCGGCAACGACGGTGCGCCTCAGCGGGGACGAGATCCACCAGATGGGTCTCGATCAGGTGGCTGAGATCAGCGGCCGGATCGACGGTATCCTCAAGGCGCAGGGCATGAGCCAGGGCACCGTCGGCGAGCGGCTTGTGGCGCTCAACCAGCGGCCGGACCAGCTTTTCCCCAATACCGACGAGGGCCGCGCCGCCCTGCTGGCCGAACTCAACGCGCAGATCCTCAAGATGCAGCCCCGCCTGCCCGAGCAGTTCGCAGTCCTGCCCAAGGCCCCGGTGGAAGTGCGCCGCGTGCCGCCCGCCATTCAGGCCGGCGCCCCGGGCGGCTATTACCAGAACGCCTCGCTCGATGGTTCACGCCCGGCGATCTACTACATCAACTTGCGCGATACCTTCGACCGGCCGAAGTTCGGCCTCGCCACGCTGACGCACCACGAGGCGGTGCCGGGCCATCACCTGCAGGTCATGCTCGCGCTCGAATCGCAGGACATCCCGATGATCCGCCGCCGCGGCGGCTTCAGCGGCTACAGCGAAGGCTGGGCGCTCTATTCGGAACAGCTGGCCGACGAGATGGGCATGTTCGACGGCGATCCGCTGGGCCAGGTCGGCTACCTGCAATCGCTGCTGTTCCGCGCGACGCGCCTCGTCGTCGATTCCGGCATGCATGCCAAGCGCTGGAGCCGCGAGAAGGCGACCGACTTCCTGATCGCCACCACCGGCATCGCCCGCGGCCGCAGCCAGGGCGAGATCGACCGCTACACCGTCTGGCCGGGTCAGGCCTGCAGCTACAAGATCGGCCATACGATGTGGGTGAAGCTGCGCGACGAGGCCCGCGCCAAGGCGGGCGACAAGTGGGACCCCAGGGCGTTCCACTCGGTGCTGCTGAAGGGCGCCCTGCCCCTTGCGGTGCTCGAGAAGCTGGTGCGTTCGCGTTACGCCTGA
- the recA gene encoding recombinase RecA — protein sequence MAAQLKLIQEGKEKEAMDRQKALEAALAQIDKAFGKGSAMKLGSKEAMQVEAISTGSLGLDIALGVGGLPRGRVIEIYGPESSGKTTLALHCIAEAQKMGGTAAFIDAEHALDPVYAKKLGVNIDELIVSQPDTGEQALEITDTLVRSNAIDVLVVDSVAALVPRAEIEGEMGDSHVGLQARLMSQSLRKLTGSISRSRCLVIFINQLRMKIGVMYGNPETTTGGNALKFYASVRLDIRRTGAIKDRDEVVGNATRVKIVKNKVAPPFKQVEFDIMYGEGVSKIGEILDLGVKAGIVEKSGAWFSYDSIRIGQGRENAKTYLKQNPEVCDRLEKAIRARTEGLAEEMMVGPSAEDDAE from the coding sequence ATGGCTGCTCAGCTCAAGCTGATCCAGGAAGGCAAGGAAAAGGAAGCGATGGACCGTCAGAAGGCGCTCGAAGCCGCCCTCGCGCAGATCGACAAGGCATTCGGCAAGGGTTCGGCGATGAAGCTGGGCTCCAAGGAAGCGATGCAGGTCGAGGCGATCTCCACCGGTTCGCTCGGCCTCGACATCGCGCTTGGCGTCGGCGGCCTGCCGCGTGGCCGCGTGATCGAGATCTATGGCCCGGAAAGCTCGGGCAAGACCACGCTGGCGCTGCACTGCATCGCCGAAGCGCAGAAGATGGGCGGCACCGCCGCCTTCATCGACGCCGAACACGCGCTCGATCCGGTCTATGCCAAGAAGCTGGGCGTCAATATCGACGAACTGATCGTCTCGCAGCCCGATACCGGCGAGCAGGCGCTGGAAATCACCGATACGCTGGTCCGTTCGAACGCGATCGACGTGCTGGTGGTGGACTCGGTCGCCGCGCTGGTTCCCCGCGCCGAAATCGAAGGCGAGATGGGCGATAGCCACGTCGGCCTCCAGGCCCGCCTGATGAGCCAGTCGCTGCGCAAGCTGACCGGCTCGATCAGCCGCTCGCGCTGCCTGGTGATCTTCATCAACCAGCTGCGCATGAAGATCGGCGTGATGTACGGCAACCCGGAGACGACCACGGGCGGCAATGCGCTCAAGTTCTACGCCTCGGTCCGCCTCGACATCCGCCGCACCGGCGCGATCAAGGACCGCGACGAGGTGGTCGGCAACGCCACCCGCGTGAAGATCGTCAAGAACAAGGTCGCCCCGCCGTTCAAGCAGGTCGAATTCGACATCATGTACGGCGAAGGCGTCTCGAAGATCGGCGAGATTCTCGACCTCGGCGTCAAGGCCGGCATCGTCGAGAAGTCCGGCGCGTGGTTCAGCTACGATTCGATCCGCATCGGCCAGGGCCGCGAGAACGCGAAGACCTACCTCAAGCAGAACCCCGAAGTGTGCGACCGCCTCGAAAAGGCGATCCGCGCCCGCACCGAAGGCCTTGCCGAGGAAATGATGGTCGGTCCCTCGGCGGAAGACGACGCCGAATAA